The nucleotide sequence TGCGCACGGACTCGTTGATCGAAGCCATCGCGCAGGAGACGGCGGCGATGAGTGCGGCCGAGAGGGCGACCGCCGCGACGAGCAGCGCAGTGCGCCTACGCCGCCCGGACAAACTGCTGGTAGCGAGCCGCCACGCCGGACGCATCGAGTCCCTCCGTGTCGATCTTTCCCTCGACGCGCCCGTCGCGGAGCACGTACACACACCGGCAGTGCGTCGCGGCGGCCGGTTCGTGCGTGACCATCACGACTGTCATCGCCCGTTCCGCTGCGAGCGAGGCGAGCAGGCACCAGAGACGGTCGGCGTTCGCCGAGTCGAGCGCACCCGTCGGCTCATCGGCGAGCAGCACGGGTGGCGAGAAGAGCAGCGCCCGTGCGATCGCCACCCGTTGCTGCTCGCCGCCTGAGATGGCATCGGGGCGGCGATCGGCAAGGTGTCCTACGCCCAGTTCGTCCAGCAGTTCGCGGCTTCGCTGCGCAAGCGTGTGCGTCGGCTCGCCGGCCAGCACTCCCGGCAGTTCGACGTTTTCGCGGGCCGTCAGAGTCGGGATGAGGTTGAACTGCTGGAAGACGATGCCGACGCCGCGACGCCGGAACTCAGTCGCCGCCCGTTCGTTGAGCGTGTGCAGGGGCCGCTCGCCGTGCCAGACTTCGCCGGCGTCGGG is from Synechococcales cyanobacterium CNB and encodes:
- a CDS encoding ABC transporter ATP-binding protein encodes the protein MIRCVGVSKAYQTGSQRVEALRGVDLHVPEPGFYAIMGQSGSGKSTLLHLLGALDRPDAGEVWHGERPLHTLNERAATEFRRRGVGIVFQQFNLIPTLTARENVELPGVLAGEPTHTLAQRSRELLDELGVGHLADRRPDAISGGEQQRVAIARALLFSPPVLLADEPTGALDSANADRLWCLLASLAAERAMTVVMVTHEPAAATHCRCVYVLRDGRVEGKIDTEGLDASGVAARYQQFVRAA